A portion of the Glycine max cultivar Williams 82 chromosome 10, Glycine_max_v4.0, whole genome shotgun sequence genome contains these proteins:
- the LOC100815881 gene encoding transcription factor MYB61: protein MGRHSCCYKQKLRKGLWSPEEDEKLLRHITKYGHGCWSSVPKQAGLQRCGKSCRLRWINYLRPDLKRGTFSQEEENLIIELHAVLGNRWSQIAAQLPGRTDNEIKNLWNSCLKKKLRQKGIDPVTHKPLSEVENGEDNGRSQEKAPEVSNELNLLKSESSKSDSASYEQRTSISPKAYAPEVDGSCSSKIESNFVTNNNCYSKDLFLDRFMSSSSSRQESYTNSCQPLDLMGNFPIQMSYATNDHSLPNDSNSGHWFSQTGRPFDMNSDQFPFNAVATSINPTPTSTTNLFLPNNSFCYKPSSLAVPSDSVSTPYGSHYWEASASNNSNSSIRSNSSTELRSSSPLNNIFSSWGLADCSISTTTTKEAQIHMMENHNTEEPKWDEYLHNPISMLASSVQNQAPESLCNEIKTSMHLVPDTLGAMLPHIHTKQHEQSQTSSFFSKDIQKLRAAFGHM, encoded by the exons atgggaAGGCACTCTTGTTGTTACAAGCAGAAGCTTAGGAAGGGTCTTTGGTCTCCTGAGGAGGATGAAAAACTTCTGAGGCATATAACAAAGTATGGTCATGGATGTTGGAGTTCTGTGCCTAAGCAAGCAg GTTTGCAAAGGTGTGGTAAGAGCTGCAGGCTTAGGTGGATCAATTACTTAAGGCCTGATTTAAAGAGAGGAACATTCtcacaagaagaagaaaaccttATCATTGAACTTCATGCAGTATTAGGGAACAG GTGGTCTCAAATTGCAGCACAGTTGCCGGGGAGGACAGACAATGAAATAAAGAATCTGTGGAACTCTTGCTTGAAGAAGAAACTGAGGCAAAAGGGAATAGACCCTGTCACACATAAACCACTTTCTGAAGTTGAGAATGGAGAGGACAATGGTAGGAGCCAAGAGAAAGCACCAGAAGTGTCTAACGAACTGAACCTCTTGAAATCAGAGAGCTCCAAATCTGATTCAGCTTCCTATGAGCAGAGAACATCAATTTCTCCAAAAGCCTATGCACCTGAGGTGGATGGTTCCTGCAGCTCCAAGATTGAAAGCAATTTTGTAACCAACAACAACTGTTACAGCAAAGACTTGTTCCTAGACAGGTTTATGAGTTCGAGTAGTAGCCGCCAAGAGAGCTACACCAATAGTTGCCAGCCCTTAGATTTGATGGGGAATTTTCCAATTCAGATGAGTTATGCAACCAATGATCACAGTCTCCCAAATGATTCAAATTCTGGTCATTGGTTCAGCCAAACTGGAAGGCCTTTTGATATGAACTCTGATCAGTTTCCTTTCAATGCTGTTGCCACTTCTATTAATCCAACACCTACAAGTACAACCAACTTGTTTCTTCCTAATAATTCTTTTTGCTACAAGCCTTCTTCACTTGCTGTTCCCTCTGACAGTGTTTCCACACCCTATGGATCCCATTACTGGGAAGCCAGTGCCTCCAACAACAGCAATAGCAGCATTAGGAGTAATAGCAGCACAGAATTGAGAAGTAGCAGCCCCTTGAACAACATCTTTTCTTCTTGGGGATTGGCAGATTGTAGCATctctactactactactaaaGAGGCACAGATTCATATGATGGAGAATCACAATACAGAAGAACCTAAGTGGGATGAGTACCTTCATAACCCTATCTCAATGCTGGCTTCTTCTGTACAAAACCAAGCTCCTGAGTCTTTATGCAATGAGATAAAAACATCCATGCATTTGGTACCTGATACTTTAGGGGCTATGTTACCTCATATTCATACCAAGCAGCACGAACAGTCTCAAACTTCTAGTTTCTTTTCCAAGGACATCCAGAAGCTCAGGGCAGCCTTTGGACACATGTAA